From Bradyrhizobium sp. NDS-1, the proteins below share one genomic window:
- a CDS encoding PLP-dependent aminotransferase family protein encodes MIWALIDLKRADGEGLVAQLTSRLRELIASGRLGKGRTLPSSRRLARDLGVSRNTVTYAFEQLAAEGYLEASPGRRPVVAVDGRERTELTGAVVSSKRSARPRLSPWASRLKQVDWPMSYQGELKPLRPGHGDFREFPNEVWARCLRRSAVGAAKRGLGSVNRARLREALARYLATSRGVRASADQIMILPSAQAALNLIAATVVAAGDEVWVEDPGYPGAVAAFRASNARVTGIRLDEQGMRRMPGLAAPRLIFMTPSHQHPTGRLMSLARRAEFLSLSRPGKTWIVEDDYDGEFHYDSRPVPALQGLDAHGCVFYVGTFSKVMTSDIRLGYLVAPPALVGTLEIAQRHVGLIAASHVQEALAEFIADGHFLAHLRRTRRLYRARRDHLVEELEQQLGEKLSVEVPPGGIQLVARFKRGTADQEAVKRLVAAGVETRALSSLALGRRRDHGFLLGFAAWRESEISAAVRTMASCF; translated from the coding sequence ATGATCTGGGCCCTGATCGACTTGAAACGGGCTGACGGCGAGGGGCTGGTGGCCCAGCTCACGAGCCGGCTGAGAGAGCTGATCGCGAGCGGCCGCCTCGGCAAAGGCCGCACGCTGCCGTCGAGCCGCCGGCTCGCGCGTGATCTCGGCGTCTCCAGGAACACCGTCACTTATGCGTTCGAGCAACTTGCTGCCGAGGGATATCTCGAAGCCTCGCCCGGCCGCCGTCCGGTGGTCGCTGTCGACGGCCGCGAGCGTACCGAATTGACCGGCGCCGTCGTATCGAGCAAGCGCTCCGCAAGGCCGCGGCTCTCACCCTGGGCTTCGAGGCTCAAGCAGGTCGACTGGCCGATGTCCTATCAGGGAGAGTTGAAGCCGTTGCGCCCGGGGCACGGCGATTTCAGGGAATTTCCGAACGAGGTCTGGGCGCGCTGTCTGCGCCGTAGCGCCGTAGGTGCGGCCAAGCGTGGGCTCGGATCGGTGAACCGGGCGCGCCTGCGCGAGGCGCTGGCGCGCTATCTCGCCACCAGCCGCGGCGTCCGCGCGAGCGCGGACCAGATCATGATCCTGCCGAGCGCGCAGGCGGCATTGAACTTGATTGCCGCAACCGTCGTTGCGGCCGGTGACGAGGTCTGGGTCGAGGATCCCGGCTATCCCGGTGCTGTGGCTGCCTTCCGGGCCTCCAACGCGCGCGTGACCGGTATCAGACTGGACGAGCAGGGCATGCGACGGATGCCGGGACTTGCCGCGCCAAGGCTGATCTTCATGACGCCCTCGCATCAGCATCCGACGGGGCGGTTGATGTCGCTCGCCCGCCGCGCCGAGTTTCTCAGCCTGAGCAGGCCCGGCAAGACCTGGATCGTGGAGGACGATTACGACGGCGAATTCCATTATGACAGCCGGCCGGTGCCGGCCTTGCAGGGGCTCGATGCCCATGGCTGCGTGTTCTATGTCGGCACCTTCTCGAAGGTGATGACGTCGGATATCCGGCTTGGCTATCTCGTCGCGCCGCCGGCGCTGGTCGGCACCCTGGAGATCGCGCAGCGCCATGTCGGGCTCATCGCCGCCAGCCACGTTCAGGAGGCCCTGGCCGAATTCATCGCCGACGGCCACTTCCTCGCACATCTGCGCCGCACGCGCCGCCTCTATCGCGCGCGCCGCGATCATCTCGTCGAGGAACTGGAGCAGCAGCTGGGTGAGAAGCTCTCTGTCGAAGTGCCTCCGGGCGGCATCCAGCTCGTCGCCCGCTTCAAGCGCGGCACTGCCGACCAGGAGGCGGTGAAGCGGCTGGTCGCCGCGGGGGTCGAGACGCGCGCCCTGTCCAGCCTGGCGCTTGGTCGGCGCCGCGATCACGGCTTTCTGCTCGGCTTTGCGGCTTGGCGCGAGAGCGAGATCAGCGCGGCCGTGCGGACGATGGCATCGTGCTTCTAG
- a CDS encoding DMT family transporter translates to MKALSPRAAVGLFLIVVLAWGVNWSVTKQLVQFVPPLWSAAIRSWIALISLTVILGLSNNLVIPERRDVPVILSVALLHMTLFSILVAAGLRFLPASKGVVLGYTTPLWVALAAPMLGKDTLTAPKLAGALLGLAGLAVIMNPSSIDWTNTGILLGAGMVILAAISWAANIIYMRAHRWIASPLQLLLWQVLVATALLSTLAMTFDGLPQIEWSWRLVSLFLYSGLIGTALAYWAMSMVNKSISALTTSLGTTGTPLVGIASAAILLGEPIDISLAIAAGLIVTGIGLATLGDRLLRGQAIASG, encoded by the coding sequence ATGAAGGCCCTGTCACCTCGCGCCGCCGTCGGCCTGTTCCTCATCGTGGTGCTGGCCTGGGGCGTGAATTGGTCGGTGACGAAGCAACTGGTGCAGTTCGTCCCGCCGCTTTGGAGCGCGGCGATCCGGAGCTGGATCGCGCTGATCAGCCTCACGGTGATCCTCGGACTGAGCAACAATCTCGTGATCCCGGAACGACGCGACGTGCCTGTCATCCTCAGCGTCGCGCTGCTGCACATGACGCTGTTCTCGATCCTGGTCGCCGCCGGCCTTCGCTTTCTGCCTGCCAGCAAGGGCGTCGTGCTGGGCTACACCACGCCGCTCTGGGTCGCACTCGCCGCGCCCATGCTCGGAAAGGACACGCTGACCGCGCCGAAACTCGCCGGCGCCCTGCTCGGACTGGCCGGGCTTGCCGTCATCATGAATCCGTCGTCAATCGACTGGACCAATACAGGAATCCTGCTCGGCGCCGGCATGGTCATCCTCGCCGCAATCTCCTGGGCCGCGAACATCATCTATATGCGTGCGCATCGCTGGATCGCCTCTCCGCTCCAGCTCCTGCTCTGGCAGGTGCTCGTGGCCACGGCCTTGCTCTCGACCCTGGCAATGACCTTCGACGGGCTGCCGCAAATCGAGTGGTCATGGAGGCTCGTGTCGCTCTTTCTGTATTCGGGACTGATTGGGACGGCGCTGGCCTATTGGGCGATGTCGATGGTCAACAAGAGCATCTCGGCGCTGACGACATCGCTCGGCACCACCGGGACGCCGCTCGTCGGCATCGCAAGTGCTGCGATCTTGCTGGGTGAGCCGATCGACATCAGCCTTGCCATCGCGGCCGGACTGATCGTCACCGGTATCGGGCTTGCGACACTCGGCGACCGCCTGTTGCGCGGTCAGGCCATTGCAAGCGGCTGA
- a CDS encoding YeeE/YedE family protein, translating into MEASAQLVVLAGLVIGLIYGAVGLLSGFCLMSSMRGWLGEGDGRLVRTYALAIGVAIAASQFLAGKGVVDLGKTIYLQQTFSVPVLFLGGLLFGYGMVLSNGCGSRALVLLGRGNLRSFVVVIVLAIAAQMTLKGLIAPARIALVQASQATVSANSLPSLLGTLGLAEPLSRALAAAVIVAALVLFAVAHPGFRRSPGQIAAGVIVGLLVAAGWLVTGYLGADDFNPVAVTTLTFVAPIADSLQYAMLSTGLTLNFGIATVAGVFAGSLATALATGRFKLEGYSSPRHMLRSGGGAALMGIGGAMAFGCSIGQGLTGMSTLALGSFVAVAGILLGTTAGLRGNLRVQPLAMA; encoded by the coding sequence GTGGAAGCGTCCGCTCAGCTCGTCGTCCTCGCCGGCCTCGTCATCGGCCTGATCTACGGCGCCGTCGGCCTGCTCAGCGGCTTCTGCCTGATGAGCAGCATGCGCGGCTGGCTGGGCGAGGGGGACGGGCGGCTGGTGCGGACCTATGCGCTGGCGATCGGGGTGGCGATCGCCGCAAGCCAATTCCTCGCCGGCAAGGGCGTAGTCGATCTCGGCAAGACGATCTACCTGCAACAGACTTTCTCGGTGCCTGTGCTGTTCCTCGGCGGTCTGCTGTTCGGCTATGGTATGGTGCTGTCGAACGGCTGCGGCTCGCGCGCGCTGGTGCTGCTCGGCCGCGGCAACCTCCGCTCCTTCGTCGTCGTGATCGTGCTTGCCATTGCCGCGCAGATGACGCTCAAGGGCCTCATCGCGCCGGCGCGCATCGCCCTGGTTCAGGCCTCGCAAGCCACCGTCAGCGCCAATTCGCTGCCGTCCTTGCTGGGGACACTCGGTCTCGCCGAACCTCTCTCTCGCGCGCTGGCTGCGGCGGTCATCGTCGCCGCGCTGGTCCTGTTTGCCGTCGCGCATCCGGGGTTCCGCCGCTCGCCGGGCCAGATCGCAGCGGGCGTCATCGTTGGTCTCCTGGTTGCAGCCGGCTGGCTCGTCACCGGCTATCTCGGCGCCGACGACTTCAATCCGGTCGCGGTGACCACGCTCACCTTCGTCGCGCCGATCGCCGACAGCCTGCAATACGCGATGCTCTCGACCGGCCTGACGCTGAACTTCGGTATCGCGACCGTGGCCGGCGTCTTCGCGGGCAGCCTCGCCACGGCGCTGGCCACGGGCCGCTTCAAGCTTGAAGGCTATTCCTCGCCGCGCCACATGCTGCGCTCGGGCGGCGGCGCCGCACTGATGGGGATCGGCGGCGCGATGGCGTTCGGCTGTTCGATCGGGCAGGGGCTCACCGGCATGTCGACACTCGCGCTGGGCTCGTTCGTCGCAGTCGCGGGCATCCTTCTCGGCACGACGGCCGGCCTGCGCGGAAACTTGCGGGTTCAGCCGCTTGCAATGGCCTGA
- a CDS encoding zinc-binding alcohol dehydrogenase family protein yields MSPADTKTVEARCVRLNAKAENAAALAPVIEPQMLTRGPNDLLIEVRAAAVNPSDVKAATGLMPYAVFPRTPGRDYSGVVIDGPAGTIGREVFGSSGDLGIRRDGTHASHLVVEADAVVEKPKTVSWEEAAGIGVPFVTAMEGFRRAGVPKNGETVLVFGVNGKVGQAAVQIATWQGARVIGVVRKAEAYEGHANAPIKVIDASAMDVAARVRELTGGKGADIVFNTVGDPYFQAAHKSLALRGRQILIAAIDRIVQFNILEFYRGQHTYVGIDTLGLSSAATGAVLRDLGPGFASAHLKPFPIKPSAVHPLERAKESYVAVAGSSRDRVILKP; encoded by the coding sequence ATGTCGCCAGCCGATACCAAAACCGTCGAAGCGCGCTGCGTGCGCCTCAATGCCAAGGCTGAAAACGCGGCCGCACTTGCGCCAGTGATTGAGCCTCAGATGCTTACGCGCGGCCCGAACGATCTCCTGATCGAGGTGAGGGCGGCGGCCGTCAATCCGTCCGACGTCAAGGCCGCGACCGGGCTGATGCCCTATGCGGTGTTCCCGCGGACGCCCGGCCGAGATTATTCCGGCGTGGTGATCGACGGGCCCGCCGGCACGATTGGCCGCGAGGTGTTCGGCTCCTCGGGTGATCTCGGCATCCGCCGCGACGGCACCCACGCCAGCCATCTCGTGGTCGAGGCCGACGCCGTGGTGGAGAAGCCGAAGACGGTCTCCTGGGAGGAAGCCGCGGGTATCGGCGTTCCCTTCGTCACGGCCATGGAAGGCTTTCGCCGCGCCGGCGTACCGAAGAATGGCGAGACCGTGTTGGTGTTCGGCGTCAACGGCAAGGTCGGCCAGGCTGCCGTGCAGATCGCGACCTGGCAGGGTGCGCGCGTCATCGGCGTGGTGCGCAAGGCGGAAGCTTACGAAGGCCATGCCAACGCACCGATCAAGGTGATCGACGCCTCCGCGATGGACGTTGCCGCGCGCGTGCGCGAACTGACCGGCGGCAAGGGCGCCGACATCGTCTTCAACACCGTTGGCGATCCCTATTTCCAGGCGGCGCACAAGTCGCTCGCCTTGCGCGGCCGCCAGATCCTAATCGCCGCGATCGACCGCATCGTGCAGTTCAACATTCTCGAGTTCTACCGGGGACAGCACACCTATGTCGGCATCGACACGCTCGGCCTGTCCTCGGCCGCAACCGGTGCGGTGCTCCGTGATCTCGGCCCTGGCTTTGCCAGCGCCCACTTGAAACCGTTCCCGATTAAGCCGAGCGCCGTCCATCCGCTGGAGCGTGCCAAGGAGTCCTACGTCGCCGTTGCCGGCTCCTCGCGTGACCGGGTGATCCTGAAGCCGTGA
- the paaK gene encoding phenylacetate--CoA ligase PaaK — protein MALTRRKEGGSSYSAEMDAHERASRDEIMALQKQRLAWSLKHAYDNVAHYRKAFDEAGVHPSDFRELSDLSKFPFTVKTDLRDNYPFNMFAVPREKLVRVHASSGTTGKPIVVGYTQADIDTWSEVMARSIRAAGGRTGMIIHNAYGYGLFTGGLGVHYGAEKLGCTVVPISGGMTERQVQLINDFRPDIITVTPSYMLAILDEFKRQKLDPRRCSLKVGIFGAEPWTNAMRGEIEDAFDMDATDIYGLSEVIGPGVAQECIETKDGLHIWEDHFYPEVIDPETGAVLPDGEKGELVFTSLTKEAFPVIRYRTRDLTRLLPGTARPGMRRMEKVTGRSDDMIILRGVNLFPTQIEEVLLATDWCGGHFILELTREGRMDELTIIAEARSESWDGRGLVDHADRVSTHIKNTIGISSKVQVVAPATLERSLGKAKRLYDKRLKD, from the coding sequence ATGGCTCTGACGAGACGCAAGGAAGGTGGCAGCTCCTATAGCGCCGAGATGGACGCGCACGAGCGCGCCTCGCGCGACGAGATCATGGCGCTGCAGAAGCAGCGGCTGGCCTGGTCGCTGAAGCACGCCTATGACAATGTCGCGCATTATCGCAAGGCGTTCGACGAAGCCGGCGTGCATCCGTCCGACTTTCGCGAGCTCTCCGATCTTTCCAAGTTTCCGTTCACCGTGAAGACGGACCTGCGTGACAATTATCCCTTCAACATGTTCGCCGTGCCGCGCGAAAAGCTGGTGCGCGTGCATGCCTCTTCCGGCACCACGGGCAAGCCGATCGTGGTGGGGTATACGCAGGCCGATATCGATACCTGGTCGGAGGTGATGGCGCGCTCTATCCGCGCGGCCGGCGGCCGCACCGGCATGATCATCCACAATGCCTATGGCTACGGTCTCTTCACCGGCGGCCTCGGCGTCCACTATGGCGCCGAGAAGCTCGGTTGCACCGTGGTGCCGATCTCGGGCGGCATGACCGAACGGCAGGTGCAGCTCATCAACGACTTCCGACCCGACATCATCACCGTGACGCCCAGCTACATGCTGGCGATCCTGGACGAGTTCAAGCGCCAGAAGCTCGACCCGCGCCGATGCTCGCTCAAGGTCGGCATCTTCGGTGCCGAGCCCTGGACCAATGCGATGCGCGGCGAGATCGAGGACGCCTTCGACATGGACGCGACCGACATCTATGGTCTCTCCGAAGTGATCGGCCCGGGCGTCGCCCAGGAGTGCATCGAGACCAAGGACGGCCTGCACATCTGGGAGGATCATTTCTATCCCGAAGTGATCGATCCCGAGACCGGCGCGGTGCTGCCGGACGGCGAGAAGGGCGAGCTGGTCTTCACCTCACTCACGAAGGAAGCTTTTCCCGTGATCCGCTATCGCACCCGCGACCTGACGCGGCTGCTGCCGGGCACGGCGCGCCCCGGCATGCGGCGGATGGAGAAGGTGACGGGCCGCTCGGATGACATGATTATCCTGCGCGGCGTCAATCTGTTCCCGACCCAGATCGAGGAGGTGCTGCTCGCGACCGATTGGTGCGGCGGCCATTTCATTCTGGAGCTGACCCGCGAAGGCCGCATGGATGAGTTGACCATCATCGCCGAGGCGAGGTCGGAGAGCTGGGATGGCCGGGGGCTCGTCGATCACGCCGATCGCGTCTCGACCCACATCAAGAACACCATCGGGATCAGCTCGAAGGTGCAAGTCGTCGCGCCGGCCACGCTGGAACGCTCGCTCGGCAAGGCCAAACGCCTGTACGACAAGCGGCTCAAAGACTGA
- the paaI gene encoding hydroxyphenylacetyl-CoA thioesterase PaaI, with the protein MNVKAALSPEDVARACAEAMWAEDDASKGLGMEIVEIGPGFATLAMNVRPDMVNGQRIAHGGFIFTLADSAFAFACNSHNHRVVAAQGQITFIKPSKLGDRLVAKAREVTRGGRSGIYDVRVTAGDTVIAEFRGHSRVIPGTWLPGQDK; encoded by the coding sequence GTGAACGTCAAAGCCGCTTTGTCGCCTGAGGATGTTGCCCGCGCCTGCGCCGAGGCGATGTGGGCGGAGGACGATGCCTCCAAGGGTCTCGGCATGGAGATCGTCGAGATCGGCCCGGGTTTTGCGACGCTCGCAATGAATGTGCGGCCGGACATGGTCAATGGCCAGCGCATCGCTCATGGCGGCTTCATCTTCACGCTCGCCGATTCCGCCTTTGCGTTTGCCTGCAACTCGCACAACCATCGCGTCGTTGCCGCGCAAGGACAGATCACCTTCATCAAGCCGAGCAAGCTTGGGGATCGCCTCGTTGCGAAGGCACGTGAGGTCACACGCGGAGGCCGTTCCGGCATCTATGACGTGCGTGTCACCGCAGGCGACACCGTCATCGCGGAATTCCGCGGTCACTCGCGTGTCATTCCCGGCACGTGGCTGCCGGGGCAAGACAAATAA
- the paaE gene encoding 1,2-phenylacetyl-CoA epoxidase subunit PaaE, with protein sequence MSAAAPRFHRLAVSDLRREASDAVSMTFAIPGELARDYAFTPGQYLTLRTTLDGEEVRRSYSICSGPDDGEIRIAVKKVDGGAFSNWAADELKCGDELDVMTPTGRFGAVPQADAARIHVGFAAGSGITPILSIVKGTLAREPGSRFFLFYGNRTTDNIMFLEALEELKDRFIDRLSIFHVISGEEQDIPILHGRLDGDKVRVLLRSLVPAGSVDHVYICGPLGMSEDIEATCRALGILQERIHVERFVSEFGGKPRPKKVVASDAPPKAIASLIIDGKRRDVPVAEDEAILDAALRAGIDLPFACKGGMCSTCRAKLVEGEAPMEINYSLEPWELKAGFVLTCQAKPSSERVVVDYDHV encoded by the coding sequence ATGTCAGCCGCCGCACCACGCTTCCATCGCCTTGCCGTCAGCGACCTCCGTCGCGAGGCTTCCGACGCCGTCTCGATGACCTTCGCCATCCCCGGCGAACTCGCCCGCGATTACGCCTTCACGCCCGGCCAGTACCTCACGCTTCGCACCACGCTGGACGGCGAGGAAGTACGCCGCTCCTATTCGATCTGCTCCGGCCCCGACGACGGCGAGATCCGCATCGCCGTGAAGAAGGTTGACGGCGGCGCGTTTTCGAACTGGGCGGCGGACGAGCTGAAATGCGGCGACGAGCTCGACGTGATGACGCCGACGGGCCGCTTCGGTGCGGTCCCCCAGGCGGACGCCGCGCGCATCCATGTCGGCTTTGCCGCAGGCTCCGGCATCACGCCGATCCTGTCGATCGTCAAGGGGACGCTGGCGCGTGAGCCTGGCAGCCGCTTCTTCCTGTTCTACGGCAACCGCACCACCGACAATATCATGTTCCTCGAAGCGCTCGAGGAGCTGAAGGACCGATTCATCGATCGCCTCTCGATTTTCCACGTCATCTCCGGGGAGGAGCAGGACATCCCGATCCTGCATGGCCGGCTCGACGGTGACAAGGTGAGGGTGCTGTTGCGCTCGCTGGTGCCGGCGGGAAGCGTCGATCATGTCTACATTTGCGGGCCGCTTGGCATGAGCGAAGATATCGAGGCGACCTGCCGCGCGCTCGGCATCCTGCAGGAACGCATTCACGTCGAGCGCTTCGTTTCCGAATTCGGCGGCAAGCCGCGGCCGAAGAAGGTGGTGGCTTCCGACGCGCCGCCGAAAGCAATCGCCTCGCTGATCATCGACGGCAAGCGCCGCGACGTTCCGGTCGCCGAGGATGAGGCGATCCTCGATGCCGCGCTACGCGCGGGCATCGATCTGCCCTTCGCCTGCAAGGGCGGCATGTGCTCGACCTGCCGCGCCAAGCTGGTCGAAGGTGAAGCGCCGATGGAGATCAATTATTCGCTGGAACCCTGGGAGCTGAAGGCAGGCTTCGTCCTGACCTGCCAGGCCAAGCCGTCGTCGGAGCGCGTCGTGGTCGACTATGACCATGTCTGA